The proteins below come from a single Miscanthus floridulus cultivar M001 chromosome 1, ASM1932011v1, whole genome shotgun sequence genomic window:
- the LOC136489950 gene encoding tryptamine hydroxycinnamoyltransferase 2-like, with translation MTTMAVTVEITRREVLRPPPPASTRAGGSKSLLTPFDRASTDGYIPTVFAWNTPAPDNDAIVDGLLAAVARYPHLAARMGVDDRGRKCFHLNDAGVLVVEATADADLADALVAHDVAAHINELYPKADKERVDEPLFQVQLTRYRCGGLVIGTVSQHLVADGQSMSSFYTAWATAVRNASATDVPSPFTDRAAIAVPRSPPVPRFDHRNIEFRGDHSWIHAVLPMDRIKNLAINFPEEFIADLKARVGGRCTTFQCLLAHAWKKITAARDLAPEEFTQIRVAVNCRGRADPPVPMQYFGNMVLWAFPRMQARELLSSSYAAVVGAIRDAVARVDAEYIQSFVDFGDMAERAGEELASTAAGPGTAFCPDLEVDSWLGFRFHDLDFGYGPPCAFLPPDLPVEGLMILVPSCAAKGGVDLFMALDDHHVEAFKHICYSMD, from the exons atgaccaccatggcagtgacgGTGGAGATCACGCGCCGCGAGGTGCTTAGACCCCCACCACCGGCGTCCACCCGCGCCGGCGGCAGCAAGTCCCTGCTGACGCCCTTCGACCGCGCCTCCACCGACGGCTACATCCCGACCGTCTTCGCGTGGAACACGCCTGCGCCGGACAACGATGCCATAGTGGACGGCCTGCTCGCTGCCGTCGCGAGGTACCCGCACCTGGCGGCGCGCATGGGCGTTGACGACCGCGGCAGGAAGTGCTTCCACCTCAACGACGCCGGGGTGCTTGTCGTCGAGGCCACCGCCGACGCCGACCTTGCCGACGCGCTGGTGGCGCACGACGTGGCGGCGCACATCAACGAGCTGTACCCCAAGGCAGATAAG GAACGTGTCGACGAGCCTCTCTTCCAGGTGCAGCTGACGCGGTACAGGTGCGGCGGCCTGGTGATCGGCACCGTGAGCCAACACCTCGTCGCCGACGGGCAGTCCATGAGCTCCTTCTACACGGCCTGGGCGACGGCCGTGCGCAACGCCTCGGCTACCGATGTACCGTCGCCCTTCACCGACCGCGCGGCCATCGCCGTCCCCCGCAGCCCACCCGTGCCCAGGTTCGATCACCGGAACATCGAGTTCCGTGGCGACCATAGCTGGATCCACGCCGTCCTCCCCATGGACAGGATCAAGAACCTCGCCATCAACTTCCCGGAGGAGTTCATCGCCGACCTCAAGGCCCGCGTGGGCGGCCGGTGCACCACGTTCCAGTGCCTCCTGGCGCACGCCTGGAAGAAGATCACGGCGGCGCGGGACCTGGCGCCGGAGGAGTTCACGCAGATAAGGGTCGCCGTGAACTGCAGGGGCCGTGCCGACCCTCCGGTGCCCATGCAGTACTTCGGTAACATGGTTCTGTGGGCGTTCCCGCGGATGCAAGCCCGGGAGCTGCTGTCCTCCAGCTACGCCGCGGTGGTCGGCGCCATCCGCGACGCCGTCGCGCGCGTCGACGCCGAGTACATCCAGTCCTTCGTCGACTTCGGGGACATGGCGGAACGCGCAGGGGAGGAGCTGGCGTCCACGGCCGCAGGTCCGGGCACGGCCTTCTGCCCGGACCTGGAGGTGGACAGCTGGCTGGGGTTCAGGTTCCATGACCTCGACTTCGGGTACGGGCCGCCGTGCGCCTTCCTGCCGCCGGACCTCCCCGTCGAGGGTCTCATGATCTTGGTGCCGTCGTGCGCGGCCAAGGGTGGCGTCGACCTCTTCATGGCTCTCGACGACCACCACGTTGAGGCCTTCAAACACATCTGCTACTCCATGGATTGA